GCGACCTTCCAAAGTTAACACCCCCGATATGAGCGGTGACCGCCCTTCTCTATAAAGCGTTTCAAACTTTCCGATTTTATACGGAGTGCAGTCTTTGTGTGTATGAAGTATGCAGGCAATGCTTTTATTTTTTGCGGTTCATCCAGGGATAGAAAGAAAAGATGGAAGAAACTTATACGTAGTTCATTCTTTTTTCGCCTTTTCTCGTGCTTCAGCTTCCAGTTTCTCTTGGACTTCCTGCTCAAGCTTTATCCTAGCCATCTCAGCTGTATCTGCAAGACTCCGGAAGAGCTTCAGCATCTCCATCGGTAGCGGGAGGATTATAACGTTGCTCCGGTCTCCGGCGACATCGCTTATCGTCTGGAGCGTCCTGAGCTGGAGGGCCATCGGGTGCTGGGACACTATCTCGGCGGCGTCGCGGAGCTTCTCGGCGGCCTGTCTCTCTGCCTCAGCCAGGGTTATCCTTGCACGCCTCTCACGCTCGGCCTCCGCCTGCCTTGCCATCGCCCTCTGCATTCCGCTCGGCAGCTCAACGTCCTTGATCTCGACCGTGCTGACCTTTATTCCCCACGGATCGGTTGCTTCATCTATAATCTTCTGGAGCTGTAGGTTGAGCTTTTCGCGCTCGCTGAGCAACTCATCGAGGTGTGCCTGACCGATGACGCTCCTGAGGGTGGTCTGTGCTATTTGGCTCGTGGCCATAATGTAGTTGGCCACCTGGGTCACCGCCTTTATTGGGTCTATCACCCTGAAATAAACAACCGCGTTGACCCTTACCGGAACGTTGTCTTTGGTTATGGTCTCCTGGACGGGAACGTCCAGAACCCTGGTACGGAGGTCAACTATCACGGCCTTTTCGAATATCGGGATTATGAAGAACAGACCGGGACCCCTTGCCCCGACTATCCTTCCTAGGCGGAATATCACCGCCCTCTCGTACTCCTTGACTATCTTTATGGCCGTCGCCAGTATAATCAAAACAAACAACAAAACGATTCCCAAAACCACTGTACCTGTCGTCACAACCATCTTCATACCTCCTTACGTTTTCCAGAGGGTTCGACTATGAGGGTGAGCCCCCTCACCTCAACAACCCGGACCTCCTCCCCGACGGGTACCCGGCTCCCGTTTCTGCTCACAGCCTTCCACAGCTCCCCGCGCACCTTTATGACGCCCTCCGGATCAAGCTCCTCGACGACTTTGCCGACCGTGCCAACGAGCTCTTCCCTTCCGGATTTGGGCTTTTTCTTCTGGGCCCTGACCACGGCGGCCATTCCAAACAGGAAGAACAGGCCGAGGAGAACCGCCGTGGCGATTATTGCGATCCTCAGGAGGGTGTAGGTCTCCCCAGTCACCAGGTATTCACCTCCCGCTCCGCTGAAGAGCATTATGCCTCCGATGATGAAGGTCGTCACTCCTGCCACGGTGAACAGGCCGAAGGTCGGCGTCAGCGCCTCGGCTATGAAGAATATCATTGCAAGGACTATAAGAACGAGTCCTGCACTCTTGTATCCAAAGTATCCCAGCCCGATGAGGCCAAGGACTAGCATTATGGCGCCTACTGTCTCAGGGACATGCCAGCCGGGCGTGAGGAAGCCAAATATCAGGCCAATGAATCCAAGGTTCAGGAGGAGATACGCTATCGTCGGGTCTGTTATGTACTTAACGACCGTGTCCTTGAAGGATGGCTCAATGTACACGACCTTTGCGTCCTTCAGGTGCAGGGTTACTTTCCCTTTCCCCCCAACTGGAATTTTAGTTTCCATTCCATCGGCCTTCTGGATGAGTTCGTCAACGTTGGTTGCGATGACCTCGATAACGCCGTATTTCAGGGCTTCCTCAGGGGTCACGCTTCTGTCCTGTGTTATGAACTCCTCCGCCAGCGTCTCGTTTCTGCCGCTCATCCTGGCCAGCTCGCGAAGATACGCTATGTAGAAGTTCGTGATCTTTGGCGGTGCCTCGACGATGCTCCCGTTCTGGCCGTAGCCGAGTATCGGCCTGCAGGCACCGATCACCGTGCCGGGACTCATCGCTATCAGATGGGAGCTCAGTGCTATGTAAGTGCCTGCTGATGCGGCCATTCCCCCGGATGGGTAAACGTAGATTATAACCGGAACCCTTGCGTTCTGGATCCTCGTAACGATGGCCTGCATTGCGTCGCCCCTGCCGCCGGGGGTGTTGAGCTCGATTATTATCGCCTCCGCGTCCTTCCTCTCCGCTTCGCTGATGTATCTGTCGAACTGGTCAACGGTGTATCCGGTTATCATGCCGTCTACCTTTGCGACGTAGACCACCTTTTCCTGGCCGTGGACTTCCGGCTGGAAAAGCAGGACGAAAAGAAGAACAACTGCAACCAGCGCAACCCTGGACTTCATGACTACCGCCTATACTAAATACCACCAAGGGGTTTAAATCTTTTGCCTGTCCTCCAAAAGTGATTTATACATCTGGAGCCAATTTTCTAACATGAGCCTGAAGGCCCGGGTAAAGCTCTACCGCGTTTCAAAGGGAAGGGATAAGGTCGAGCGGGCATGGGAGCTCGTGAGGGAGGCGGCCAAATATTCCAACCGTGAGCCCTACTGGGAGTTCCTCAAAAAGAACTTTGACGTCCGCCCTGAGGATATAAAGGACGCCCTCCGCTACCTCGAAGAACATGGAGAGGTTCAAATCAAACGCTCCATTGACGGTAAGAGGCTCTACGTTTCGACCCTAAAGGATATAAGGGAGAACCCCGTTAGGCTCGACCGATGGCTGGGATTGACCTGAGGAAGACCACGAACGAGATGGTACGCAACGGAACGTGGAAGTTCGAGAACGGCATCTTCTATCAGGCGTTCCGAGACGGCATAGCCGGCTACGATGGAGAGGACTTCATTCTTCCCGATTCGTGGAGCAGGCGGGAAAGAAAGTCCGCGAAGGAAAAGCTGTCCTTTGTCCTCGGCCTCGATACGGACTTGGATTCCTTCTACGCCGAGATAAGAGATTCGCCCTTCGCTTTCCTGATAGACGAGTTCTACGGCTTAACAGTCCCTGCCGCTCCGAGCCCGTACCAGGCGTTGGTTGAGACGATAGCGCAGCAGCAGGTAAGCTTTGAGTTCGCTCAGAGGACCATCGCGAACCTCGTGGAGCTCGCGGGCAGGCAGGTGGGGGATTTACACGCATTCCCATCTCCCGAGAGGATAGCGTCCCTGAGCGAGGAGGAGCTGAAAAGGACCAAGCTCGGCTATCGCGCCGCTTACATAAAGTCACTGACGGAGCTTTACCTTGCCGGAAAGCTCGACCTTGAACTCTGGGAGTGGAGCATTGATGAGGCCGTTAAGTATCTCACAAAGTTCAGGGGAATAGGAAAGTGGAGCGCCGAGCTCTTCCTTGCGTATGGCCTCAGAAAGAACGTCTATCCGGCCGGAGACCTCGGGCTGAGGCGAGGGATAGCGAAGATTTTTGGGAAGCGCGTTAAGGAAGTAAAAGAAAAGGACGTTCGCGGGATAATCGAACCCTACGGTAGATGGAAGGGGCTTCTGGCGTTCTATATCCTCTGCTACGACAGAAAGACCGAGATGGAGAGGAAGAAGAAATGAGCGAAATCAGGATTATCCTGCCCAAGGAAAGGTTCAAAGCCCTTCGGGGCAAAGATATCACCTCCTTCCTCCGCGAGAGCCTCCCCAGAGTTGAAGAGACCCTCCAGGCAGAGCGTGAGGATCTCCTGAGGGAGAAGGTCTCCAAGCTGGAGGAGAAGCTCCGCGAGATGGAGGGTGAGATTGAAGAGCTTAAAGAGTTCTACGAGAAGGCTTTGAGGGATAAGGGGTTCATGATGGCCGAGCGCGACAGGCTCAGGGTGGAAAACGCTGAACTGAGGAAGAAGGTCGAGGAGAAAAGGAGAGAGCTTGAGAAAGTTCACGGATCGTGAACAAATCGTTCATGAAGTGTGAACGAAAAGTTCATAAATCATGAACGAGAGCTGGTAACATGCATGAGCTGATATCAACTCCCGAGAGAATCAGGATTCTCAGGTACGCACTTGAGCGCCATAGGGTGGGTGTTGAAGAAACCGCTAGGGCAACGGGTCTGAGCAAAGGACTCGTTTCCAAAACTCTCCGTCTCCTCGTGAATTACGGCATAGCCGAGAAGTCCGGC
This window of the Thermococcus thermotolerans genome carries:
- a CDS encoding slipin family protein; translated protein: MVVTTGTVVLGIVLLFVLIILATAIKIVKEYERAVIFRLGRIVGARGPGLFFIIPIFEKAVIVDLRTRVLDVPVQETITKDNVPVRVNAVVYFRVIDPIKAVTQVANYIMATSQIAQTTLRSVIGQAHLDELLSEREKLNLQLQKIIDEATDPWGIKVSTVEIKDVELPSGMQRAMARQAEAERERRARITLAEAERQAAEKLRDAAEIVSQHPMALQLRTLQTISDVAGDRSNVIILPLPMEMLKLFRSLADTAEMARIKLEQEVQEKLEAEAREKAKKE
- a CDS encoding NfeD family protein; translation: MKSRVALVAVVLLFVLLFQPEVHGQEKVVYVAKVDGMITGYTVDQFDRYISEAERKDAEAIIIELNTPGGRGDAMQAIVTRIQNARVPVIIYVYPSGGMAASAGTYIALSSHLIAMSPGTVIGACRPILGYGQNGSIVEAPPKITNFYIAYLRELARMSGRNETLAEEFITQDRSVTPEEALKYGVIEVIATNVDELIQKADGMETKIPVGGKGKVTLHLKDAKVVYIEPSFKDTVVKYITDPTIAYLLLNLGFIGLIFGFLTPGWHVPETVGAIMLVLGLIGLGYFGYKSAGLVLIVLAMIFFIAEALTPTFGLFTVAGVTTFIIGGIMLFSGAGGEYLVTGETYTLLRIAIIATAVLLGLFFLFGMAAVVRAQKKKPKSGREELVGTVGKVVEELDPEGVIKVRGELWKAVSRNGSRVPVGEEVRVVEVRGLTLIVEPSGKRKEV
- a CDS encoding DNA-3-methyladenine glycosylase family protein, whose protein sequence is MAGIDLRKTTNEMVRNGTWKFENGIFYQAFRDGIAGYDGEDFILPDSWSRRERKSAKEKLSFVLGLDTDLDSFYAEIRDSPFAFLIDEFYGLTVPAAPSPYQALVETIAQQQVSFEFAQRTIANLVELAGRQVGDLHAFPSPERIASLSEEELKRTKLGYRAAYIKSLTELYLAGKLDLELWEWSIDEAVKYLTKFRGIGKWSAELFLAYGLRKNVYPAGDLGLRRGIAKIFGKRVKEVKEKDVRGIIEPYGRWKGLLAFYILCYDRKTEMERKKK